The following proteins are encoded in a genomic region of Pangasianodon hypophthalmus isolate fPanHyp1 chromosome 26, fPanHyp1.pri, whole genome shotgun sequence:
- the LOC113524574 gene encoding lecithin retinol acyltransferase has product MMLDSLLLLLQKIFLFAHWDFFSVVASRADKPRRADRTDRTERAGAEVTAQLERGDLLEVPRTLFVHFGIYLGDGKVAHLIPDILPLLTRDELRVRAVVSNKRLLLGVLCRRAAVRVDTLEDFVYGARVLLINAMDGVLGVRPAPNEEVARTAEKLIGAVRYSLLWNNCEHFVTFCRYGTGISLQTDKVPDTGHPGHQHFQHYTQNISAHCSEEPQTVSLVEPFTGSDPHSVGRY; this is encoded by the coding sequence ATGATGTTGGACtctttgctgctgctgttgcagaAGATCTTCCTGTTTGCGCACTGGGACTTTTTCAGCGTCGTGGCATCGAGAGCCGACAAGCCGAGGCGCGCGGACAGGACGGACAGGACGGAGCGCGCGGGAGCGGAAGTCACGGCGCAGCTCGAGCGCGGAGATCTGCTCGAAGTTCCCCGCACGCTGTTCGTGCACTTCGGGATCTACTTGGGCGACGGGAAGGTGGCGCACCTCATCCCCGACATCCTTCCGCTGCTCACGCGCGATGAGCTCCGCGTCCGCGCCGTCGTGAGCAACAAGCGGCTGCTGCTGGGAGTGCTGTGCCGCAGAGCCGCCGTGCGCGTCGACACGCTCGAGGACTTCGTGTACGGGGCGCGCGTGCTGCTCATCAACGCCATGGACGGAGTGCTCGGTGTGCGGCCCGCGCCTAACGAGGAGGTCGCGCGCACGGCGGAAAAACTGATCGGCGCTGTTCGCTACAGCCTCCTGTGGAACAACTGCGAGCACTTCGTCACCTTCTGCCGATACGGTACCGGGATCAGCCTGCAGACCGACAAGGTACCGGACACCGGACACCCGGGTCACCAGCACTTCCAACATTACACTCAGAACATTTCAGCACATTGTAGTGAGGAACCTCAGACTGTCTCACTGGTGGAACCCTTCACTGGTTCTGACCCACACTCAGTAggaaggtactaa